The region TCGCCGTCGGGCAGCAGTTCCCGCGGAATGATCGGGTCAACCACTTGCTCGTACATCTCGCCCTTGATCGCTTCGCAGGAGATGCCGCGCTTGTGCTGGGCAGCCAGGAGCACCTTGGTTACCGCGACGGGCCGATCATCCTCGTACCGCACGGTCACCTGGGTTTTCCCGTCCGGGCGCAGGTAGTCCAATGCGCCGTTCTTGCGCACTTCGGCCAGCCGCTTGGCCAGCTTGTGGGCGAGGATGATCGGGGTCGGCATGAATTCGGGCGTCTCGTTGGTGGCGTAGCCGAACATCATGCCCTGGTCGCCGGCCCCTCCGCGGTCCACACCCATTGCGATATCCGGCGATTGGCCATGGATCGCCGTGAGGACACCGATAGTCTCGGAGTCGAACCCGTATTTGGCGCGGGTGTAGCCGATCTCTTCCACCGTCGCCCGGACCACATCATCCACGGGGCAATAGCAGTTTGTGGTCACTTCCCCCGCAACGATGCAGGTGCCCGTGGTAACGAGGGTCTCCACAGCCACGCGCACCGGTAGCTCATTGCCCTTGGCGTCCTTGTATTCGTGATGCGCCAATATGTAGTCCAGGACAGCATCGGATATCTGGTCGCACATCTTATCGGGGTGGCCTTCCGTGACCGACTCCGATGTCAGGTGGTATACCCTCGCCAACTTAGAGCCCTCCTTGCGGTGAGACTGCCTCGGGTCCGAGGAGCCGTTCGACCTCGTCGAGTATCTCGATGGCCACTTCCCGCTTTCCGGTCTTTTCAACGTGCCGCGCCAGGCCGTCCCGGGAGTACATGGCGATCTCGTTGGTGTCGGCGCCGAAGCCGGTGCCCGGAGCCGTAATGTCATTGGCGCAGATCAGATCAAGTGCTTTGGCCGCAAGTTTTGCCTGCGCATTCGCTTTCAGATTCTCGCTTTCGGCGGCGAAACCTACGTGGATCTTGCTCCCCTTCAGAGAGCTAACACTTGCCAGAATGTCCGGCGTTCCCACGAGCTCCAGGCTCGAAAAGCCGCCCGACTTCTTGATCTTCTGTTGCGCGGTCGCCGCAGGCGCGAAATCCGCCGGTGCAGCCGCGCCGATGAGGACGTCACAGTCATCGTAGGCCGCGAGCACCGCGTCCAGCATCTCCCGAGTGGTCTCCACGGATACAACCTGCGCACCCCATGGCGGCCGCAGTTCCGTCGGCCCGCGCACAATAGTCACTTCTGCTCCACGCGCCATGGCCTCCTGTGCCAGCGCGAACCCCATCTTACCGGAGGACGGGTTGCTGATGAACCGCACCGGATCGATCCATTCCCGCGTGGGCCCGCAGGTGATGAGCACCTTGCGTCCCTTGAGCTTGCTATCGATCGGCCCCAGGCCTTGGTCAATCGCATCCAGAATGTCTTCCGGCGGGCAGAGCCGTCCTTGTCCGGACTCCCCGCAGGCGAGATAGCCGCAATCCGGCCCCACGAACCCGTACCCCAGGTCTTTGAGTGTCTGCACGTTGCGAAGGTTGATGGGGTTCTCCCACATCCGCCAGTTCATGGCGGGGGCGAAGATCACCCTCCCTGCCGCCGCGCAGATCGTGGTGGTCAGCAGGTCGTCGCAGATACCCGCGGCCACTTTCGCGATCACATTGGCGGTGGCCGCCACAATTACGATAACCTCACCAAACTCCGCCAGTGAGATGTGCTGGATGTCAACGGTCGGGTAGGCGCTGAACATCTCGCTGGCCACATTACAGCCAGACAAGGTGCGCAACGTGGTCTCGCCGACGAACTCGAGAGCGCTTTGAGTTGCGATTACCCGCACCTCGGCCCCGGACTGCCTCAGGCGGCTGATCACATCGCAGGCCTTGTATGCCGCAATCCCACCGCAGACACCCACAACAACCCGCCGCCCCTGGAAGGTGGTGTGGCTCATCTTCAGCCCC is a window of Armatimonadota bacterium DNA encoding:
- a CDS encoding methionine adenosyltransferase, with the protein product MTLRLRAPASAPTPTRSPCTPGTAWRGTLKRPESGKWPSRYSTRSNGSSDPRQSHRKEGSKLARVYHLTSESVTEGHPDKMCDQISDAVLDYILAHHEYKDAKGNELPVRVAVETLVTTGTCIVAGEVTTNCYCPVDDVVRATVEEIGYTRAKYGFDSETIGVLTAIHGQSPDIAMGVDRGGAGDQGMMFGYATNETPEFMPTPIILAHKLAKRLAEVRKNGALDYLRPDGKTQVTVRYEDDRPVAVTKVLLAAQHKRGISCEAIKGEMYEQVVDPIIPRELLPDGDPEFLFNCTGAFEIGGPQADTGLTGRKIIVDTYGGLARHGGGAFSGKDPTKVDRSGAYMTRYMAKNIVAAGLADKCELQIAYAIGDPKPFSVAVFTFGTAKIPEEQIAKIVADEFDLSPRGMIEKLDLLRPIYKKTAAYGHFGRNEPEFTWEKLDMVDRLREVAGL